A window of Malania oleifera isolate guangnan ecotype guangnan chromosome 2, ASM2987363v1, whole genome shotgun sequence genomic DNA:
AAGATTTACGGTGATGTCCTTTTTAGTGCTTGGTCACATGAATAGTATTCTTGTCACCATCTTAGGAGTCTTTTTCTTTGGGAAAGAGGGCCTCaaatttcaagttattttaggtattTTAATTGCTTTTATGGGAATGATCTGAATGGAATGCCTCATCTAAGCCTGAAGGGAAGGAGCAATGTATTCATAAAATTTCAAGCAATGAACCACTGAAACAACATACATGGATTATCATAATAGTTTGAAGGTCTGAACTCCATTAAGAGGGGAAAGGAAAAAATAGAGAGGAAAAGATGGTTTTTTTTAGTTAGTAATGTTTTATTAGGTCAGAGTTGTGATGGAAGATGATTATTGTAACTTGATATTAaactttttattatattttaattccattgtttaatattgtaaaatcattttatttttaaccTCCTAATGAATTATGATATAACTCTTTTTGCTATGTTGTTTTGATGAGTGCAATGGTTTGGACTATTGGAAAATTGTATAAATAGAGGATGGCAGTTTCATTTGTAAGCATCCTCTCCAAAATGAAAGACGTCATTATGCTATCTATCAAAATGCATGATTGAGAATATATACCTGGTGCAGTAGCTGGTTAGGAAGTATGCGAGGAAGAGAGTCTCCCCAAGATGCATGCTCAAAATAGACATTAAAAAGGCCAGTGATTCAGTTTCCTTGGAGTTTTTGAGGAGTATGCTGGTTCGCCTTAATTTTCCTAAAGTTATGGTGGGTTGGGTGATGCAATGTTTAAGCACTACTTCCTTTTTCTTCTCTGTAAATGGAGGTCTGTTTGGTTTCTTTAATGGCAAGAAGGGGCTCAGGCAAGGTGACCCCTTTTCCCCTATTTTGTTTGTGATTTGTATGGAGTATCTATCTCGATTACTGAAATCCCTGAAGGGCTGCCCTGAGTTCAGATTTCACCCTAAGTGTGGAGTCCTCAAGATTATCCACTTGGCCTTTGCAGATGACTTAATTCTTTTTGCAAGGGGTAATGTCTCTTCAGTTAAGAAGGTGATGGTGTGCCTGGAGATGTTCTTTGAATGCTTAGGTTTGAGAGCAAGTATCATGAAATTCAACCTTTACTGTGCATGTGTTTTTGGCAGTGCTTTGGAAGATATTGAAAGTCTAACTGGGTTTTCTACTGGGGAGTTCTCTTTTAGATATCTGGGTAATCCATTGGCTTCCACAGGATTGAACACAATGCATTTTTCTCCTCTGCTAAATAGAATTGGTAACTAGATAGGCTCTTGGCCAAGTCACTCTTTATCCTATGTTGGAAAGTTGGAGCTTTTAAGTTGTGCAAGGGATGGAGTGCTTTTGGCCATCTATTTTCCCGATTCCCAGTTCAGTGTTGGCTCATGTGGTTAAGTTGTGTAGGGCTTTCCTGTGGGGAGGTAGGAGAAGGCCTCTTGTTGCTTGGAAAGATGTGTGCTTGCCAAAGAAGGAGGGTGGGCTAGGGGTCTTGGACCTCAAAAGCTGGAACACTGCTCTCCTTTCAAAAACCATGTGGAATCTTCAAAGCAAAAAGGATTCCCTATGGTCAAGATGGGTGAGCCCTATGTACTTGAGAGGAGGTAATCTGTGGGAGGCTtcagcaaagcatgaagactctcCTTTGTTTAAGAAATTAGTTCAAATTAAAGATATGCTGATAATGCATTGCAGTGGTAGAAGCTTGGCAGAAGCTCAACTAATACAATAGGTTGTGGATGGAAATTTTCAGTGCTCTAAGGCCTATAATTTCTAGAGATGGAAGAGGAGGAATGCCTCATGGCAGAAGGTGATATGGAAGAATGTTTGTGCTCCTAAACACTCCTTTGTTCTCTGGTTGGCTGTAAGAGGGAAGCTGTTGACTAGTGACAAAATCTGGGGGGAGGGGATTGATAAAACCTTTGTGTTCTGTGGTTCTGAAATAGAAACACTGGATCATCTGTTTTTCAAATGCATATTTTCTTCTACAGTCTGGAATTCCATTAGGAGTTGGCTAGGTTTGACTAGGGCTATGACTAGTATTAAGGCTAGCTTTAAATGGCTCCACAAGGAAGGCAAAGGCATTGGGATTGAAGTAGTGGCCAAGAGAGTTTGTTTGGCCATCACAGT
This region includes:
- the LOC131148326 gene encoding uncharacterized protein LOC131148326 is translated as MVGWVMQCLSTTSFFFSVNGGLFGFFNGKKGLRQGDPFSPILFVICMEYLSRLLKSLKGCPEFRFHPKCGVLKIIHLAFADDLILFARGNVSSVKKVMVCLEMFFECLGLRASIMKFNLYCACVFGSALEDIESLTGFSTGEFSFRYLGNPLASTGLNTMHFSPLLNRIVLAHVVKLCRAFLWGGRRRPLVAWKDVCLPKKEGGLGVLDLKSWNTALLSKTMWNLQSKKDSLWSRWVSPMYLRGGNLWEASAKHEDSPLFKKLVQIKDMLIMHCSGRSLAEAQLIQ